The following are encoded together in the Oceanobacillus zhaokaii genome:
- a CDS encoding manganese catalase family protein, with protein MWYYEKKLQYPVRVSTCNPMLAKFLIEQYGGADGELAAALRYLNQRYTIPDKVVGILNDIGTEEFAHLEMIATMVYKLTKDATPEQLKAAGIGDHYVNHDKALFYHNAAGVPFTATYIQAKGDPIADLYEDIAAEEKARATYQWIIDMSDDPDLNDGLKFLREREIVHSQRFREAVEILKEDRGKKRVF; from the coding sequence ATGTGGTACTATGAAAAGAAGCTTCAATATCCTGTGAGAGTAAGTACCTGTAATCCAATGCTGGCAAAATTTCTTATTGAACAATATGGCGGTGCAGATGGAGAGTTAGCTGCTGCACTCAGATATTTAAATCAACGTTACACCATTCCAGATAAAGTTGTTGGTATTTTAAATGATATAGGCACGGAAGAATTTGCTCATCTTGAAATGATTGCGACCATGGTTTATAAACTTACCAAGGATGCAACTCCAGAGCAGCTAAAAGCAGCGGGTATTGGAGACCACTATGTCAATCATGATAAGGCGCTCTTTTATCATAATGCTGCAGGTGTACCATTTACCGCAACCTACATTCAAGCAAAAGGAGATCCAATTGCTGATTTATATGAAGACATTGCTGCAGAGGAAAAAGCAAGGGCTACCTATCAGTGGATTATTGATATGTCAGATGATCCAGATTTAAATGATGGATTAAAATTCCTTCGCGAGAGAGAAATTGTTCATTCTCAACGCTTTAGAGAGGCTGTTGAGATTCTGAAAGAAGATCGAGGGAAGAAAAGAGTTTTTTAA
- a CDS encoding GNAT family N-acetyltransferase encodes MENTSFNNLQMLEQSGVDILHSQLTSMQTWNGNVCGVEIKKFGRATAFLVKEIPDPLFNSVKGIHEEDKEFIDEIIQFYEEKEVPTVLEIIPSFVTLELLMTLYQKGFFHSGFRTVLYAPLTDNMDIESQGTSPNVSIRQLKKDEFDIFGQLYAEGFQLPDSYRNHIAQRNEILFDKEGWHFYLASVGNEPAGIGVLFTKDVVATLAVATTIPKFQNLGIQKLLIQQRFTEARKMNCKYIASQTGVGSTSQLNMEKMGMRIAYTKAVWTRQTVSN; translated from the coding sequence TTGGAAAATACTTCCTTTAATAATTTACAAATGCTGGAGCAGTCTGGAGTTGATATTTTACATTCTCAATTAACCTCCATGCAGACCTGGAATGGCAATGTTTGTGGAGTAGAAATAAAAAAGTTTGGTAGAGCAACTGCTTTTTTAGTAAAAGAAATCCCTGATCCATTATTTAATTCTGTGAAAGGAATACATGAAGAAGATAAAGAATTTATAGATGAAATCATTCAATTTTATGAAGAAAAAGAAGTTCCGACAGTATTGGAAATCATTCCATCCTTTGTTACCTTAGAATTATTAATGACATTATACCAAAAAGGTTTTTTTCATTCAGGTTTCAGGACAGTGCTATATGCTCCGTTGACTGACAATATGGACATAGAGAGCCAAGGTACTAGTCCGAATGTTTCTATACGCCAGCTCAAAAAAGATGAGTTTGACATATTTGGTCAACTTTATGCTGAAGGGTTTCAATTACCTGATTCATATAGGAACCATATAGCACAAAGAAATGAAATTCTATTTGATAAAGAGGGATGGCATTTTTATCTTGCTAGTGTTGGTAATGAGCCAGCAGGAATCGGTGTTTTATTCACCAAAGATGTGGTTGCAACATTAGCTGTAGCAACCACCATTCCGAAATTTCAAAACCTAGGCATCCAAAAATTACTAATACAGCAACGGTTCACAGAAGCAAGAAAAATGAACTGCAAATACATAGCGAGTCAAACGGGAGTTGGTTCTACTAGTCAGCTAAATATGGAAAAGATGGGGATGAGGATAGCCTATACAAAAGCAGTATGGACTAGACAAACTGTATCTAATTAA